From Equus quagga isolate Etosha38 chromosome 3, UCLA_HA_Equagga_1.0, whole genome shotgun sequence, one genomic window encodes:
- the EGR3 gene encoding early growth response protein 3 isoform X1, producing MTGKLAEKLPVTMSSLLNQLPDNLYPEEIPSALNLFSGSSESVAHYNQMATENVMDIGLTNEKPNPELSYSGSFQPAPGNKTVTYLGKFAFDSPSNWCQDNIISLMSAGILGVPPASGALSTQTSTASMVQPPQGDVEAMYPALPPYSNCSDLYSEPVSFHDPQGNPGLAYSPQDYQSAKPALDSNLFPMIPDYNLYHHPNDMGSIPEHKPFQGMDPIRVNPPPITPLETIKAFKDKQIHPGFGSLPQPPLTLKPIRPRKYPNRPSKTPLHERPHACPAEGCDRRFSRSDELTRHLRIHTGHKPFQCRICMRSFSRSDHLTTHIRTHTGEKPFACEFCGRKFARSDERKRHAKIHLKQKEKKAEKGVAPSASSAPPVSLAPVVTTCA from the exons ATGACCGGCAAACTCGCCGAGAAGCTGCCGGTGACCATGAGCAGTTTGCTAAACCAACTGCCTGACAATCTGTACCCCGAGGAGATCCCCAGCGCGCTCAACCTCTTCTCTGGCAGCAGCGAATCGGTAGCCCATTACAATCAGATGGCTACAG AGAATGTGATGGACATCGGTCTGACCAACGAGAAGCCCAACCCGGAACTCTCTTATTCGGGCTCCTTCCAGCCAGCCCCCGGCAACAAGACCGTGACCTACTTGGGAAAGTTCGCCTTCGACTCCCCTTCCAACTGGTGCCAGGACAACATCATTAGCCTCATGAGCGCCGGTATCTTGGGGGTGCCCCCGGCCTCAGGGGCACTCAGCACTCAGACCTCTACGGCTAGCATGGTGCAGCCGCCACAGGGCGATGTGGAGGCCATGTATCCGGCGCTGCCCCCCTATTCTAACTGCAGTGATCTCTACTCGGAGCCTGTGTCCTTCCACGACCCGCAGGGCAACCCCGGGCTCGCCTATTCCCCCCAGGATTACCAATCGGCCAAGCCGGCCTTGGACAGCAATCTCTTCCCCATGATTCCTGACTACAACCTATATCATCACCCCAACGACATGGGCTCCATTCCGGAGCACAAGCCCTTCCAGGGCATGGACCCCATCCGGGTCAACCCGCCTCCTATTACCCCCCTGGAGACCATCAAGGCATTCAAAGACAAGCAGATCCACCCTGGCTTCGGAAGCCTACCCCAGCCGCCGCTCACGCTCAAGCCCATCCGGCCCCGCAAGTACCCCAACCGACCCAGCAAGACCCCGCTCCACGAGCGGCCCCACGCGTGCCCGGCGGAGGGCTGCGACCGCCGTTTCAGCCGCTCAGACGAGCTGACTCGGCACCTGCGCATCCACACGGGCCACAAGCCCTTCCAGTGTCGGATCTGCATGCGGAGCTTCAGCCGCAGCGACCACCTTACCACTCACATCCGCACTCATACGGGCGAGAAGCCCTTTGCCTGCGAGTTCTGCGGGCGCAAGTTTGCGCGCAGCGACGAGCGCAAGCGCCACGCCAAGATCCAtctcaagcaaaaggagaagaaGGCGGAGAAGGGGGTTGCGCCCTCTGCGTCCTCGGCGCCCCCTGTGTCCTTGGCCCCTGTGGTCACCACCTGCGCCTGA
- the EGR3 gene encoding early growth response protein 3 isoform X2, which translates to MEPCAAWSPRGGRENVMDIGLTNEKPNPELSYSGSFQPAPGNKTVTYLGKFAFDSPSNWCQDNIISLMSAGILGVPPASGALSTQTSTASMVQPPQGDVEAMYPALPPYSNCSDLYSEPVSFHDPQGNPGLAYSPQDYQSAKPALDSNLFPMIPDYNLYHHPNDMGSIPEHKPFQGMDPIRVNPPPITPLETIKAFKDKQIHPGFGSLPQPPLTLKPIRPRKYPNRPSKTPLHERPHACPAEGCDRRFSRSDELTRHLRIHTGHKPFQCRICMRSFSRSDHLTTHIRTHTGEKPFACEFCGRKFARSDERKRHAKIHLKQKEKKAEKGVAPSASSAPPVSLAPVVTTCA; encoded by the exons ATGGAGCCATGTGCGGCGTGGAGTCCCCGCGGTGGGAGAG AGAATGTGATGGACATCGGTCTGACCAACGAGAAGCCCAACCCGGAACTCTCTTATTCGGGCTCCTTCCAGCCAGCCCCCGGCAACAAGACCGTGACCTACTTGGGAAAGTTCGCCTTCGACTCCCCTTCCAACTGGTGCCAGGACAACATCATTAGCCTCATGAGCGCCGGTATCTTGGGGGTGCCCCCGGCCTCAGGGGCACTCAGCACTCAGACCTCTACGGCTAGCATGGTGCAGCCGCCACAGGGCGATGTGGAGGCCATGTATCCGGCGCTGCCCCCCTATTCTAACTGCAGTGATCTCTACTCGGAGCCTGTGTCCTTCCACGACCCGCAGGGCAACCCCGGGCTCGCCTATTCCCCCCAGGATTACCAATCGGCCAAGCCGGCCTTGGACAGCAATCTCTTCCCCATGATTCCTGACTACAACCTATATCATCACCCCAACGACATGGGCTCCATTCCGGAGCACAAGCCCTTCCAGGGCATGGACCCCATCCGGGTCAACCCGCCTCCTATTACCCCCCTGGAGACCATCAAGGCATTCAAAGACAAGCAGATCCACCCTGGCTTCGGAAGCCTACCCCAGCCGCCGCTCACGCTCAAGCCCATCCGGCCCCGCAAGTACCCCAACCGACCCAGCAAGACCCCGCTCCACGAGCGGCCCCACGCGTGCCCGGCGGAGGGCTGCGACCGCCGTTTCAGCCGCTCAGACGAGCTGACTCGGCACCTGCGCATCCACACGGGCCACAAGCCCTTCCAGTGTCGGATCTGCATGCGGAGCTTCAGCCGCAGCGACCACCTTACCACTCACATCCGCACTCATACGGGCGAGAAGCCCTTTGCCTGCGAGTTCTGCGGGCGCAAGTTTGCGCGCAGCGACGAGCGCAAGCGCCACGCCAAGATCCAtctcaagcaaaaggagaagaaGGCGGAGAAGGGGGTTGCGCCCTCTGCGTCCTCGGCGCCCCCTGTGTCCTTGGCCCCTGTGGTCACCACCTGCGCCTGA